Proteins co-encoded in one Hymenobacter swuensis DY53 genomic window:
- the pfkA gene encoding 6-phosphofructokinase yields the protein MKRIAVFTSGGDAPGMNACIRAVVRTAVYHGIEVYGIMRGYSGMIKGEFVKLDSASVSNTIQKGGTILKSARSQKFMTKEGRQQAFDQLVNHGIDGLVAIGGNGTFTGATLFEQEFGIPTVGAPGTIDNDLYGTDYTIGYDTAVNTALEAIDKIRDTADSHDRCFFVEVMGRDSGYIAIPCAIGGGAEIVMIPETQMSTEAVIDSLKSSWQRSKTSFLVVVAEGEEEGNAHQVAQRVKAAIPELDTRVTIIGHIQRGGSPSAADRMLASQIGIAAVEGLMNGMRNVMAGIVDRKLVYTPFSDTIHKKKLINQSFMRMVEILSV from the coding sequence ATGAAGCGTATTGCAGTTTTCACCAGTGGGGGCGACGCGCCCGGCATGAACGCCTGCATCCGGGCCGTGGTTCGCACGGCCGTGTACCACGGCATCGAAGTATATGGCATCATGCGCGGCTACAGCGGCATGATTAAGGGTGAGTTCGTGAAGCTGGATTCAGCTTCCGTTTCTAATACCATTCAGAAAGGCGGCACCATTCTCAAATCGGCCCGCAGCCAGAAATTCATGACCAAGGAAGGCCGTCAGCAGGCCTTCGACCAACTGGTAAACCATGGCATCGACGGACTGGTAGCCATTGGGGGCAACGGCACCTTCACCGGTGCAACCCTGTTTGAGCAGGAGTTCGGTATTCCGACGGTAGGCGCTCCCGGCACCATCGATAACGACCTGTACGGCACCGATTATACCATTGGCTACGATACGGCCGTAAATACGGCCTTGGAAGCCATCGACAAGATCCGGGATACGGCCGATTCGCACGACCGGTGCTTTTTCGTGGAGGTAATGGGCCGCGACTCGGGCTACATTGCTATTCCCTGCGCCATTGGCGGCGGGGCCGAAATTGTGATGATTCCGGAAACCCAGATGTCGACGGAAGCGGTAATTGACAGCCTGAAATCCAGCTGGCAGCGTTCCAAGACCTCCTTTCTGGTAGTGGTAGCCGAGGGCGAGGAGGAAGGTAACGCCCACCAGGTAGCCCAGCGCGTAAAAGCTGCTATTCCGGAGCTGGACACGCGCGTAACTATCATCGGCCACATTCAGCGTGGTGGCTCCCCTTCTGCCGCCGACCGGATGCTGGCTTCGCAGATTGGTATTGCCGCCGTGGAAGGCCTGATGAACGGCATGCGCAACGTTATGGCCGGCATTGTAGACCGCAAGCTGGTGTACACCCCTTTCTCCGATACCATTCATAAGAAGAAGCTCATCAACCAGAGCTTCATGCGGATGGTGGAAATTCTGAGCGTGTAA
- a CDS encoding tellurite resistance TerB family protein, with the protein MFGFFENEQTRKVKSHLMNLAALAKADGHLDEREMSFIVAVGRKNGMRADEVRSIVGNASTIRLIIPDNDSERFDQIFDLVDMMLADGVVDDTEMDFCIGMAEKLGFRKDIVQVLVRKISQGVKDGFPRDQIKEDTQAFLGN; encoded by the coding sequence ATGTTTGGTTTTTTTGAAAATGAGCAAACCAGAAAAGTTAAGAGCCACCTGATGAACCTGGCCGCCCTGGCCAAAGCCGATGGCCACCTCGACGAGCGGGAAATGAGTTTCATTGTGGCCGTAGGCCGCAAAAACGGGATGCGGGCCGATGAGGTGCGTTCCATTGTAGGCAATGCCAGCACCATCCGCCTGATCATTCCCGACAACGATTCGGAGCGGTTCGACCAGATCTTTGACTTGGTGGATATGATGCTGGCTGATGGCGTGGTAGACGACACGGAAATGGATTTCTGCATCGGGATGGCCGAGAAGCTCGGCTTCCGCAAAGACATTGTACAGGTGCTAGTACGCAAAATCTCGCAGGGCGTGAAAGATGGTTTCCCCCGTGACCAGATTAAGGAAGATACCCAGGCGTTTTTAGGGAATTAA
- a CDS encoding aspartate aminotransferase family protein → MLTPRQLFLRHQAQTSDFPLLLEIKRAEGVYMYGPEGQRYLDLIAGIGVSNVGHRHPRVLQAIQNQLDKYLHLMVYGEVVQAPPARLAQALTATLPAHLDNVYFTNSGTEAVEGALKLAKRYTGRTKLLSSFNAYHGSTHGALSITGSEGFKNAFRPLLPDVHHFRHNHFEDLELIDEHTAAVVIETVQGEAGVRVPAPGYLPALRQRCTEVGALLILDEIQCGFGRTGTFWAFEQFGIEPDILLTAKGMGGGMPIGAFIAPQHIMAGFKTDPILGHCTTFGGHPVSCAASLATLQVIQEESLLAGVPEKAARFRERLVHPAIREVRNCGLLMAVEFASFEVLKPIIDQALWQEHILTDWFLFCDNSLRIAPPLTITLEQIDDACAALLRAVEAVRT, encoded by the coding sequence ATGCTCACTCCCCGCCAGCTTTTCCTGCGCCACCAGGCCCAAACCTCCGATTTTCCGCTGCTGCTGGAAATTAAGCGGGCCGAGGGCGTATATATGTACGGCCCCGAAGGCCAGCGTTACCTCGATTTGATTGCAGGTATTGGCGTGAGCAACGTGGGCCACCGCCACCCGCGGGTTCTGCAGGCCATTCAGAACCAACTCGATAAATACCTGCACCTAATGGTGTACGGCGAGGTAGTGCAGGCCCCGCCTGCCCGGCTGGCCCAGGCCCTCACGGCTACCCTGCCCGCCCACCTCGACAATGTGTACTTCACTAATTCCGGCACCGAGGCCGTGGAAGGGGCCCTGAAACTGGCTAAGCGCTACACCGGCCGCACCAAACTGCTCAGCAGCTTTAACGCCTACCACGGCTCTACCCACGGTGCGCTCAGCATCACGGGTTCCGAAGGTTTCAAGAACGCCTTCCGTCCCTTGCTGCCTGACGTCCACCACTTCCGCCACAACCACTTCGAGGACTTGGAGCTGATTGACGAGCACACGGCCGCCGTAGTCATTGAAACGGTACAAGGTGAAGCAGGGGTGCGGGTGCCGGCCCCCGGCTACCTGCCGGCCCTGCGCCAGCGCTGCACGGAGGTAGGCGCTTTGCTAATTCTGGATGAGATTCAGTGCGGTTTTGGGCGCACAGGTACGTTCTGGGCGTTTGAGCAGTTCGGCATTGAGCCCGATATTCTGCTCACGGCCAAGGGCATGGGTGGTGGCATGCCCATCGGAGCATTCATTGCACCGCAGCACATCATGGCCGGCTTTAAAACCGACCCGATTCTGGGTCATTGCACTACGTTTGGGGGGCACCCGGTTTCCTGTGCGGCCTCCTTGGCTACGCTGCAGGTTATTCAGGAAGAGAGCCTGCTAGCCGGCGTGCCCGAAAAAGCGGCCCGTTTTCGGGAGCGGCTGGTGCATCCGGCCATTCGGGAAGTACGCAACTGCGGACTGCTGATGGCCGTGGAATTCGCGTCGTTCGAAGTGCTCAAGCCCATCATCGACCAAGCCCTCTGGCAGGAACATATACTGACCGACTGGTTCCTGTTCTGCGACAACTCATTGCGCATCGCCCCTCCCCTCACCATCACGCTGGAGCAGATTGACGATGCCTGCGCCGCCTTGCTGCGGGCCGTAGAAGCAGTAAGAACTTGA
- a CDS encoding RNA polymerase sigma factor — MEDQEILAKFRDPAARNVAFNQLVRKYQSKVYWHVRKMVVDHDDADDLTQDVFIKVWNHLENFRQDASLFTWIYRIATNECLSFLGSKRRKFFLPLNDVGAELTAKIEADESLAGDEVELKLQKAILRLPDKQRLVFNLRYYDEMPYEQMAEVTGTSVGALKASYHHAAKKIEQYINDHAQND; from the coding sequence TTGGAAGACCAGGAGATACTCGCCAAGTTTCGTGACCCCGCCGCCCGCAACGTGGCCTTCAACCAGCTCGTGCGCAAGTACCAGAGCAAGGTGTACTGGCATGTGCGCAAAATGGTGGTCGACCACGATGATGCCGACGACCTGACCCAGGATGTATTCATCAAGGTATGGAACCACCTGGAGAATTTTCGCCAGGATGCTTCCCTGTTCACCTGGATTTACCGCATTGCCACCAATGAGTGCCTCAGTTTTCTGGGCAGCAAACGGCGCAAGTTTTTTCTACCTCTCAACGATGTAGGAGCCGAGTTGACCGCCAAAATTGAGGCTGATGAAAGCCTGGCTGGCGACGAAGTAGAGTTAAAGCTGCAGAAAGCCATTCTGCGCCTGCCCGATAAGCAACGGCTGGTGTTCAACCTGCGCTACTACGACGAAATGCCCTACGAGCAGATGGCTGAGGTAACCGGCACCAGCGTAGGGGCCCTGAAAGCCTCCTACCACCACGCCGCCAAGAAAATTGAGCAATACATCAACGACCACGCCCAGAACGATTAA
- a CDS encoding zinc ribbon domain-containing protein, translated as MSNMIQFVANHDDLSTDKGFQFKFYCDKCRNGHMSRFLPNKIGIAGELMRAAGSLFGGHFYDAGTAAYHVQRAIGGKAHDDALETAVQEGKTYFKQCTRCGHWVCPDVCWNHTAGLCEDCAPDEHEELAAQQRQAAREQIQTKTRTQDYTQNLDFLGQAQISQCGSCQAKLTPGQKFCPECGKPSAAAEPKEKFCGDCGASVKPGQRFCAECGGKQ; from the coding sequence ATGAGCAACATGATTCAGTTCGTCGCCAATCACGACGACCTTAGCACCGACAAAGGCTTTCAGTTCAAGTTTTACTGCGACAAATGCCGTAACGGCCATATGTCGCGCTTTCTGCCCAACAAAATCGGTATTGCTGGGGAACTGATGCGGGCGGCCGGCAGCCTGTTCGGCGGACACTTCTATGATGCCGGCACCGCCGCCTACCACGTACAGCGTGCCATCGGCGGGAAGGCCCACGACGATGCTCTGGAAACGGCCGTGCAGGAAGGCAAAACCTACTTCAAGCAATGTACCCGCTGCGGCCATTGGGTGTGCCCCGATGTGTGCTGGAACCATACGGCCGGCCTCTGCGAAGACTGCGCCCCCGATGAGCACGAGGAACTGGCTGCCCAGCAGCGCCAAGCCGCCCGAGAGCAAATCCAGACCAAAACCCGGACGCAGGATTATACCCAGAATCTCGACTTTCTGGGGCAGGCTCAAATAAGCCAGTGCGGCAGCTGTCAGGCCAAGCTCACCCCCGGTCAGAAGTTTTGCCCCGAATGTGGTAAGCCCAGTGCCGCCGCTGAGCCGAAGGAGAAATTCTGCGGCGACTGTGGAGCGTCCGTGAAACCCGGGCAACGGTTCTGCGCCGAGTGCGGCGGCAAACAGTAA
- a CDS encoding DUF481 domain-containing protein, with protein sequence MFVSSLRWLLVLLPLLFALPALAQKPDTTLIRYSGQLSGQYTSGGVNRTLFATAHSVTLLRGLHFGAPVAGSFTFGKQERRLREREWLLNTTPYYWKGHFRFYGIGGYERSNLRGIDSRYQLGAGPGWAFYQDSLGREVAVSNLLLREATYFQDGSSRTVSRNSTRLKVAYSYRVFTLSATTFYQPNLQDFSDYRVSQLSTLALRFTPRFAVTGTYTYTFENRIPEGKSRDNTNVTIGVAYSTK encoded by the coding sequence ATGTTCGTTTCCTCTCTCCGCTGGCTGCTGGTGCTGTTACCGCTGCTGTTCGCTCTTCCGGCCCTGGCCCAAAAGCCCGATACCACCCTCATCCGCTATAGCGGGCAGCTCTCGGGGCAGTACACGTCGGGCGGCGTGAACCGGACGCTGTTTGCCACCGCCCACTCGGTTACGCTGCTGCGGGGGCTGCACTTTGGGGCACCGGTAGCGGGCAGCTTCACGTTTGGCAAGCAGGAGCGGCGGCTGCGGGAGCGGGAATGGCTGCTTAACACCACGCCTTACTACTGGAAGGGCCACTTCCGCTTCTACGGCATCGGGGGCTACGAGCGGAGCAATCTGCGCGGCATTGATAGCCGCTACCAGCTGGGCGCGGGGCCGGGCTGGGCGTTTTACCAGGATTCGCTGGGGCGGGAAGTGGCCGTGAGCAACCTGCTGCTCCGGGAGGCCACATATTTTCAGGATGGCAGCTCCCGCACCGTGTCGCGCAACTCTACCCGCCTGAAGGTGGCCTACTCCTACCGCGTGTTCACGCTCAGCGCCACCACCTTCTACCAGCCCAACCTCCAGGACTTCTCCGATTACCGCGTCAGCCAGCTCTCCACCCTGGCCCTGCGCTTCACCCCGCGCTTTGCCGTCACGGGCACCTATACCTACACCTTCGAAAACCGCATCCCGGAAGGTAAGTCGCGCGACAATACCAACGTCACCATTGGGGTGGCCTACAGCACAAAGTAG
- a CDS encoding transketolase family protein, with translation MKDFPYTESKDTRSGFGAGLQELGRTNPNVVALCADLIGSLKMDAFIKDNPERFFQVGIAEANMMGLAAGLTIGGKIPFTGTFANFSTGRVYDQIRQSIAYSGKNVKICASHAGLTLGEDGATHQILEDIGLMKMLPHMTVINPCDYNQTKAATIAIADYEGPVYLRFGRPVVPNFTPADQKFEVGKGIVLNEGADVSIFATGHLVWKAILAGKLLAEKGIDAEIINIHTIKPLDAQLILESARKTRCVVTAEEHQMNGGLGDSIAQLLAREEPLPLEMVAVNDSFGESGTPDQLMEKYGLNEQAIVAAVEKVMARRK, from the coding sequence ATGAAAGATTTTCCCTACACCGAATCGAAGGATACCCGCAGCGGCTTTGGCGCTGGCTTGCAGGAGCTGGGCCGCACTAACCCCAACGTGGTAGCCCTCTGCGCCGACCTCATCGGCTCGCTCAAGATGGACGCCTTCATCAAGGACAATCCCGAGCGGTTTTTCCAAGTGGGCATTGCCGAGGCCAATATGATGGGCCTGGCTGCCGGCCTCACCATTGGCGGTAAGATTCCCTTTACGGGCACCTTCGCCAACTTCAGCACCGGTCGCGTGTACGACCAGATTCGGCAGAGCATTGCCTACTCGGGCAAAAACGTGAAGATTTGCGCTTCCCACGCCGGCCTCACGCTGGGCGAAGACGGGGCCACCCACCAGATTCTGGAGGACATCGGGCTGATGAAGATGCTGCCCCACATGACGGTTATCAACCCCTGCGACTACAACCAGACCAAAGCCGCCACCATTGCCATTGCCGACTACGAGGGCCCCGTGTACCTGCGCTTCGGCCGGCCGGTGGTGCCCAACTTCACCCCCGCCGACCAGAAGTTTGAAGTAGGCAAAGGCATCGTGCTGAACGAGGGTGCCGACGTGAGCATCTTCGCCACCGGCCACTTGGTGTGGAAGGCTATCCTGGCCGGCAAGCTGCTGGCCGAGAAGGGCATCGACGCCGAAATCATCAACATTCACACCATCAAGCCCCTCGATGCCCAGCTGATTCTGGAATCGGCCCGCAAGACGCGCTGCGTGGTGACGGCCGAGGAGCACCAGATGAACGGTGGCCTCGGCGACTCCATCGCTCAGCTGCTGGCCCGCGAGGAGCCCCTGCCCCTGGAAATGGTAGCCGTCAACGACTCCTTCGGCGAATCCGGCACCCCCGATCAGCTGATGGAAAAATACGGCCTCAACGAGCAGGCCATTGTGGCCGCCGTGGAGAAAGTAATGGCCCGCCGCAAGTAG
- a CDS encoding phytanoyl-CoA dioxygenase family protein gives MKTQLRTDGYAILPDVFSPEETAGLLRTIESTEANSANFRRNQDVFAIRDLLGEVPQLWPQLLTPRLRAVLAELFPGPMPHLVKAIYFDKPAGSNWLVAWHQDVMVAVDQHLDLPGYGPWSVKAGETTVLPPREILESIVTLRLHLDACDATNGALRVVPGSHRHGVIPNEQHPAFTPQAVTCAVPAGGLMLMQPLTLHASQRSTSSWSRRVVHLEFSTAELPAGLQWRELREVPVAQASACAVEDASTLFSHGTS, from the coding sequence ATGAAAACTCAACTCCGCACCGACGGCTACGCCATCCTACCTGACGTTTTCTCCCCGGAGGAAACGGCCGGGCTGCTGCGTACCATCGAATCGACTGAGGCTAACTCAGCCAATTTCCGGCGTAATCAGGACGTGTTTGCCATTCGAGATCTATTGGGTGAAGTGCCGCAGCTGTGGCCCCAGCTGCTCACGCCGCGGCTGCGGGCGGTACTGGCGGAGCTGTTTCCGGGGCCGATGCCGCACCTAGTGAAGGCCATCTATTTCGATAAGCCGGCCGGCTCCAACTGGCTGGTGGCCTGGCACCAAGATGTGATGGTGGCCGTGGATCAGCACCTCGACCTGCCCGGCTACGGCCCTTGGTCGGTGAAAGCCGGTGAAACCACCGTGCTACCACCCCGCGAAATCCTGGAAAGCATCGTCACCCTGCGCCTGCACCTCGACGCCTGCGACGCCACCAATGGAGCGCTGCGCGTGGTGCCCGGCTCCCACCGCCACGGTGTCATCCCGAACGAGCAGCATCCGGCTTTCACGCCCCAGGCTGTTACCTGCGCGGTACCGGCCGGCGGGCTGATGCTGATGCAGCCTCTCACCCTGCACGCCTCCCAACGCAGCACCAGCTCCTGGTCTCGCCGCGTGGTGCATCTGGAGTTCAGCACGGCGGAGTTGCCAGCGGGCCTGCAGTGGCGGGAGCTTCGGGAGGTGCCAGTGGCACAAGCTTCAGCTTGTGCTGTTGAAGACGCTTCCACTTTGTTTAGTCACGGCACAAGCTGA
- a CDS encoding vWA domain-containing protein — translation MPAQPKTTRILFVLDASGSMRAPWEGEQRWDVAKRLLSKMVDSLNAYPNLELALRAYGHQHENKENNCEDSKLEVAFAPKNAGAIKARLKTIEPKGNTPITYSLLQSAQDFPVDKSARNVLILITDGLESCKGDPCATALALQRKRVFLKPFVIGIGAEREFGKQLECLGQYYNAADVKTFRSILNDVVTQTLAKTTVSVNLTDEQGRPVESNVNMTFVNNVTELPEYNYVHWRDAQGKPDVLDIDALQSYDLVINTVPPVRQANLPIRPGRANVLTYKTPQGTLWLQGPGISPNPYGTVQAVVRAQGNPATVVALPFGARQKLLAGTYEVELLTLPRQLRRITVKQGQETAVTYEAPGILNIVSDLKGYGSIYRLGQDEQQTWVHNLPETSSKVNLPMQPGAYRLVFRTKTATGSQFTDVRTFTIRPGQTTSVSIFGR, via the coding sequence GTGCCTGCCCAACCCAAAACCACCCGTATTCTGTTCGTGCTGGATGCGTCCGGGTCGATGCGGGCGCCCTGGGAAGGCGAACAGCGCTGGGACGTGGCCAAGCGGCTGCTATCGAAGATGGTGGACTCGCTTAACGCCTACCCCAACCTGGAGTTGGCGCTGCGGGCCTACGGGCATCAGCACGAGAACAAGGAGAATAACTGCGAGGATTCGAAACTGGAAGTGGCCTTTGCGCCCAAAAACGCGGGGGCCATCAAGGCGCGGTTGAAGACGATTGAGCCCAAGGGCAACACGCCTATCACCTACTCTTTGCTACAGTCGGCCCAGGATTTCCCGGTGGATAAGTCGGCCCGTAACGTGCTCATTCTGATTACCGACGGATTGGAATCCTGCAAGGGCGACCCGTGCGCTACGGCCTTGGCGCTGCAGCGCAAGCGGGTGTTTCTGAAGCCGTTTGTGATTGGCATCGGGGCCGAGCGGGAATTTGGCAAGCAGCTGGAATGCCTGGGGCAGTACTACAACGCGGCCGATGTGAAGACCTTTCGCAGCATCCTCAACGACGTAGTGACCCAGACGCTGGCCAAAACCACCGTGAGCGTAAACCTCACCGATGAGCAGGGCCGCCCCGTGGAATCGAACGTGAATATGACGTTCGTGAATAACGTGACGGAGCTGCCCGAGTACAACTACGTACACTGGCGCGACGCCCAGGGCAAGCCCGATGTGCTCGACATCGACGCGCTGCAGAGCTACGACCTGGTGATTAACACGGTGCCCCCGGTGCGGCAGGCGAACCTGCCCATCCGGCCGGGCCGGGCCAACGTGCTGACCTACAAAACGCCCCAAGGCACGCTGTGGCTGCAGGGGCCGGGCATTTCGCCTAACCCCTACGGCACGGTGCAGGCGGTGGTGCGGGCTCAGGGCAACCCGGCCACGGTGGTAGCCCTGCCCTTCGGGGCGCGGCAGAAGCTGCTGGCCGGCACCTACGAGGTGGAGCTGCTCACGCTGCCCCGCCAGCTGCGGCGCATCACGGTGAAGCAGGGCCAGGAAACGGCCGTAACCTACGAGGCACCCGGCATCCTCAACATCGTGTCGGACCTGAAAGGCTACGGCAGCATCTACCGCCTCGGCCAGGACGAGCAGCAGACGTGGGTGCACAACCTGCCCGAAACCAGCAGTAAAGTGAACCTGCCGATGCAGCCCGGGGCCTACCGCCTCGTGTTCCGCACCAAAACCGCCACCGGCAGCCAGTTCACCGACGTGCGCACGTTCACCATCCGCCCCGGTCAGACCACCTCAGTCAGCATTTTCGGACGATGA
- a CDS encoding transketolase produces MSQDTSFAASSETHTPAATKSVAELKQIAAQVRRDIVRMVHAVNSGHPGGSLGCTDLLVALYFKVMKHTPQPFDMDGIGQDLFFLSNGHISPVFYSVLARSGYFPVSELATFRKLNSRLQGHPATHEHLPGIRVASGSLGQGLSVAVGAAQAKKLNNDSSTVFVLMGDGELQEGQVWEAALYAPHHKVDNLIAFVDRNGQQIDGPTEKIGGLGDLRAKFEAFNWRVLETDGNQFETLLPTIEEAQSLLGQGQPIMVLMDTQMGFGVDFMMGSHKWHGVAPNNEQLEIALQQLAVEEAGDY; encoded by the coding sequence ATGTCGCAGGACACGTCATTCGCCGCCTCATCCGAAACCCACACGCCCGCAGCCACCAAGTCGGTAGCCGAGCTGAAACAGATTGCCGCCCAAGTGCGGCGCGACATCGTGCGCATGGTGCACGCCGTCAATTCGGGTCACCCCGGCGGCTCGCTGGGCTGCACCGATCTGCTGGTGGCCCTGTACTTCAAGGTGATGAAGCACACGCCCCAGCCCTTCGATATGGACGGCATCGGGCAGGATTTGTTTTTCCTCTCCAACGGCCACATCTCGCCGGTTTTTTACTCGGTGCTGGCCCGTTCGGGCTATTTCCCGGTAAGCGAGCTAGCCACATTCCGCAAGCTGAACTCCCGCCTCCAGGGCCACCCCGCCACCCATGAGCATTTGCCCGGCATCCGGGTGGCCTCGGGCTCCTTGGGCCAGGGCCTGAGCGTGGCCGTGGGCGCCGCCCAGGCCAAGAAGCTCAACAACGACTCCAGCACCGTGTTTGTGCTGATGGGCGACGGCGAGTTGCAGGAAGGCCAGGTGTGGGAAGCGGCCCTCTACGCCCCCCACCACAAAGTGGACAACCTCATTGCCTTTGTGGACCGCAACGGCCAGCAGATTGACGGCCCCACCGAGAAAATTGGCGGCCTCGGCGACCTACGCGCCAAGTTCGAAGCCTTCAACTGGCGCGTACTGGAAACCGACGGCAACCAGTTCGAAACCCTCCTCCCCACCATCGAGGAAGCCCAGAGCCTACTCGGCCAGGGCCAGCCTATCATGGTGCTGATGGACACCCAGATGGGCTTCGGCGTAGACTTCATGATGGGCTCGCACAAGTGGCACGGCGTGGCCCCGAACAACGAGCAGCTGGAAATTGCCCTCCAGCAGCTGGCCGTAGAAGAAGCCGGCGACTACTAA